The genomic stretch CATCACGCCATCGTAATTCTTGTCGTAATCCCAACTACCAAACCGTTCGTACTGCCGGCCCATGGTGCTTTGCTTGGAAAAATGGTTACCCGCAGCCCGACCGTAATTGGCCGGCTTGGGAAATTTCTTGCCGGCGTACACATGATCGAACTTCGGATCCGGATCAACCGGCCGATGGGGCGCTTTGAAGCTGATCGACAAACAAAACGGCGCCTGACCTTGCTTGGCGTCTTTCGCCATATCGCGAATGAAATCCTGCGCAAAGGCACCGTAGGACAAGGTCGCGTGCGGCCATTTTTTCGCGTACGCCTTCATCGAAGCATTTTTCGACGTCACAAAACTCGTCTGGCCCGGACCGCCACCCCAGCGATCGAAGTCCGACGCAGGCAGCCACTTGTCCTTACCGCCCGGCTGTTTGCTCACCTCGAACCCAAACTTGCCCGCAAACGCCGTGCGATACCCAGCCTGCCGCACCAGCACCGGATAACTCCGCCGCCAATGCCCTTCCAACATCGTGCCATGCTCAAAGTTGCAGCCGGTTTTGTACTCGAACATCCCCGTCATCACGTTCGCCCGACTGGCCATGCAAATAGCAGTGGTATCGTAATGCGCGTCGAAGATCATCCCGTCCGCACCCAGCCGATCGAGATGCGGCGTCTGCACGCCCGGCGCACCGTAGCAGCCCATAGTACGTACGGCCTGATCGTCGGACAGCAGGAAAATAATGTTCGGTCGTTTGTCCTCGGCGGACACACTCAAGTGCAGCAGAAAAAGGAAACAGAATAAAAAGCGCATGTCCATTTGTGCGCCTGCGCGGGCCGCTACGTCAATCCTTCACCGGTAGCACCCACTCCAACCGCTTAAACACCGGGCGCGGGCCCTGCCAAGGTTCAGCGGCCACTTCCACCGGTTTCGCGCCGCGAAGCGTGGTCTTGGCCACGAGGCCAAGTTCATCCAGCTGCACCCAGTTCTTGAGCGGCTCGCCATCGGTCACATTCTTAAAATCCGTCAACGCCAGCGACAAGGTCTCAGCTTTGCCGCCTTTCAGTTTCATCTCGGCCACGTACGTCCGTTTTTTGCCTCGGTACTGCCGCCAGGTGTTTTCGTGCAGCACCACACCGAGGACATTTGGCTGCTCGCTTTGAATGGTCAGCGCCAGCTTCGCGCCTTGCGGCCCGCGCCATTTCGGGTCGGTCACCTTACGCGTCCAATGCTGCCACAGCGGACGATGATTGCCATTAATCGTGTACCAATCGCGAAAGCCGTTTTGAAAATCATCGATCACCCGCTCCGGCACGCCCATCGGCCGCACGCGCGTTTCCTTCAGCGCTTCGCTTTTCAACGCATGCAACTGCGAGCTGATGCACACCTCCGAAACATCCCCGTGATGCGGCAGACTGACCGGCTTGGGCAACGCATAATACACGTTGGCAAAGGCAAACAACGGCCGGGCCAACGTCTCCAATTCCAACCCCGCCTGCCAATGGCCGCCGAGGTTCAGCGCATCGGCGCTGCGCCAAAAACGCGAGCGCGGATCGGGATCCACCGAATAATAAATCTCCACGCGCTTCACCGGCAACCCCTTCGCCGGGTCGACATACAACACGGCCGTTTTGCCCAATCCCAATTCGCTCTTCGGCGTGTCCGGCAGTGTCACGCCGCCTTTCAAATGTTGATCCAACCACAGAATGCGCGCCACTTGTTCCTCGGGATTGAAGCGATGATTGAAATGCGGCGCGAACACAAACCGCTGCGGCACCTCCTTTGGCACCCGCGCGCCGGTCGCGTACGTGGCATCCATCTGCCCGTGGAAATCATTGCTCGCCCCCAAGTGCAGCAGCGGCGCCTTAATGCGCGGCGCGT from Limisphaerales bacterium encodes the following:
- a CDS encoding sulfatase — its product is MDMRFLFCFLFLLHLSVSAEDKRPNIIFLLSDDQAVRTMGCYGAPGVQTPHLDRLGADGMIFDAHYDTTAICMASRANVMTGMFEYKTGCNFEHGTMLEGHWRRSYPVLVRQAGYRTAFAGKFGFEVSKQPGGKDKWLPASDFDRWGGGPGQTSFVTSKNASMKAYAKKWPHATLSYGAFAQDFIRDMAKDAKQGQAPFCLSISFKAPHRPVDPDPKFDHVYAGKKFPKPANYGRAAGNHFSKQSTMGRQYERFGSWDYDKNYDGVMAKYHQQIYAIDVAVGMIRDALNEHGVADNTVIIYTSDNGFLCGSHGYGSKVLPYEEASRVPLLMFDPRHSNSGKRLRCASLTGNVDFAPTLLELAGLPVPQNMDGRSLLKLYNDPKAETHQSLPLINVWGPKAVHSYSVVTKDWKYIYWPYAEGELEAADELYHLAKDRLELNNVLRDSDAREALAEMRKTYDAAVAAWKKESVPYHSYKQYGIIFDRHVKWAEKREAFLGRQK
- a CDS encoding acetylxylan esterase; this encodes MRIFLFLIFILGVTIRAADSLPPLKQVPQTVAALWADYDPRKEPLRTEVVREWEEDGVVVRVVRYFIGSFKGKPAWMAAFYAAPKGGKNLPGVLHMHGGGQRANLHLVKYHAGRGYAALSVNWGGRAMEGAKPGEANTDWGAVDPTQNNVPGYFNVLPGKRFLDAQESPRNCNWFLLTIGCRRGLTFLEQQPEVDGKRLGIRGHSMGGNLTMYVAGTDARVKVASPSVGGTGFRLDPYYHVPPQIRRVTGDRELFRRTMGYQFYAPRIKAPLLHLGASNDFHGQMDATYATGARVPKEVPQRFVFAPHFNHRFNPEEQVARILWLDQHLKGGVTLPDTPKSELGLGKTAVLYVDPAKGLPVKRVEIYYSVDPDPRSRFWRSADALNLGGHWQAGLELETLARPLFAFANVYYALPKPVSLPHHGDVSEVCISSQLHALKSEALKETRVRPMGVPERVIDDFQNGFRDWYTINGNHRPLWQHWTRKVTDPKWRGPQGAKLALTIQSEQPNVLGVVLHENTWRQYRGKKRTYVAEMKLKGGKAETLSLALTDFKNVTDGEPLKNWVQLDELGLVAKTTLRGAKPVEVAAEPWQGPRPVFKRLEWVLPVKD